Below is a window of Verrucomicrobiia bacterium DNA.
ATTTTGGCTACCCCTTGCTGCCACGCTGGTAGAGAACGTTGCCGTGTACGGCACAGATAACTTGCTAGTGCCGGTGTTGGTTATCGGCGTGCTCAATTCACTGCAGACCGTGGGCTAGAATCTACCTAACCTCTATTCCGCGCCAAAACCGCCCGAAATGAATCAGTCTTGGCATCGGAAGCGAGATCAGAGGTAGACTCTAAACAGGGGTAAAGGGTATACTAGCAGTATGTCTATTATTGGAAAAATCAAACAACACCTCGAAGATTATCTAAGCGAATTCGTCTATGGCGGTATTGACGGTGCCGTTACTACCTTTGCAGTGGTGGCTGGTGCTACTGGCGCGCGGTTCGATACTAAAGTTATCTTAGTATTGGGTGTCGCCAACTTGATTGCCGACGGCTTTTCTATGGGAGTGGGGTCGTATTTGTCCACCAAGTCAGAACAAGAGCTGATGGTAAAAAAAAGCGAATCCATCAAGGACGAACCCTCGCCGATCATCAACGGTGTGACTACCTACGTATCCTTTATCTTGATTGGGTTTGTGCCGCTTGCTGCCTATATAGTCGACGTTGTATTCGACTTGGGCCTGGATAACCTGTTCAGCATCGCGACCGCCCTCACCGCCTTGGCGTTTATCGCTATTGGACTGCTCAAGAGCCGCGTGGCCCAGTCTAATGTGCCGCGGGCTGTCGTAGAGACGCTCGTACTTGGGGCTATTGCAGCCGGCGCTGCCTATGTCTTGGGTGACGTTCTCGAAAGAATTATCACTTAGTATCTAGCTACCGGTGGTACGACTTGTAGTTTATAATGTATAAGCATTAGAAGAATCAAAAGCAGATATGGCACGACTACCAGTACCTGGCAGTGACGAAAACACCTGGGGAAGCGTTCTTAATGACTTCCTAGCCCAAGCCCACAATACCGATGGCTCTATTAAAGACACTGCCGTGACCGGTCTGGCTGGTCAGTCGGTTGCTTCAACTGCACCCTCTGACAATGATGTTTTAGCATACAACTCTTCAACGCAGCAGTGGGAGCCGACGGCGCCTGGTGCTGTAAGCGTTCCCGATGCTTCGGCGGGGACCAAGGGTATCGTGCAGCTTACTAATGACCTTGGCGGCACTGCTGACCTCCCTACGGTGCCAGGTCTGACTGCTCATATCAACGACACTTCAGATGCTCACGATGCGAGTGCCATTAGCTTCTTGGCTGGCAGCACGGTGAGTGCTACCGATGTACAGGCGGCCATTATAGAGGTGGCGTCCGAGACGGCTACCTCGCTTGCTGGTAAAGAAAACACTATCACCGGCGGTACTACCGCCCAGTACTGGCGGGGCGACAAGTCTTTCCAGACCCTTGATAAAACAGCAGTCGGCCTGGCCAACGTAGATAACACGTCTGACGTTAGCAAGCCTGTAAGCTCAGCAACCCAAACCGCCCTGAACGCCAAGGCAGACAGCAGCACGCTTACCGCTCATACCAGCGCTACTACTTCTGTGCATGGCATAGCCAACACTGCCAGCCTAGAGACCACAACGGGCTCTCAGGCCAAGGTAGACGCTCATGTAAACGACACTACAAACGCACACGCCGCCAGCGCTATTGGCTATACGGCCAACGCCTGGCAAACGGCAACGACCGTACAGGCTGCGCTTGAGCAAGCCTATCCCACCAAGACCATTTTCTGGGACAGCAATAGCTGGACGCCATTTACCCACTACACCATGACACAGGACTTCGGGCAGACCATGACAACTACAGTTGTGGATAATAAAGGCCGGGTGTCAAATACGGCAGGCAGTCCAAATTTTCTCTCGAATGTCCGCCACTGGTACGTCGACAGCACTTTTCCGGCCACTGACTCAGAAGTTACTACCCTCCAGTGGGGCGAGGCTGGCCTTTACGCCAACGGCTCGGGTACCTACCAGCAGGGCAATGTACACCGAGTGCAAAATAGCGCTGGTAGTACCAAGGGATTCATCGCCTGGCAAGACGTGACATTCGGGCAGCCACACATTATCAACGTTGGCTTGTGGCAGGCTGACGGGACCACCTTAATTCTGCACAACACCAACTCCAATTTCGTAGCCACTGGCCTGCTTAAATACGTACAGGTTACTAACGCAGTGCGGGCATCAAATGTAGTGACGCTGACAGTACTGCCCGGTCACGGTATCGTGGCGGGCGATGGTTTGGGTGTGGATCTGACAAACAATACCTTTGATGGGCCGGGCTTTGCCGTGACATCGGTGACTGCAACTACAATTGTATATAACCAAACCGCTTTAGACGCATCTGGTGCTACTGGTACTTGCTATAGCGTAAATCACATATTTCCGTACTGGGTAAAAACCCGCTTAGTGGGCAACACCCTGTATACCAAGGTCTGGCGTTATGGCGATAGCGAATCCGATTGGGGCGACCCCACTCGAGCATATAACTGGACATACTCAGCAGGTACAGTAACCGTTCCTACAGGCGTTGGTCTGACGGGCATATTTGCGGGGCATATGGGCAATGGACGGTTTGTAGACTTTGGCCAGACCACCTTTACCAAACTGAGCTAATCTTCGACAACAATCTTGTGATGAGCTGCCAGAGCAGGGGCTAGCGCCATGAGTTGGCTGCTATCAATGATAGCGCCCCCTAGGCTGTCAACGCCCC
It encodes the following:
- a CDS encoding VIT1/CCC1 transporter family protein; translation: MSIIGKIKQHLEDYLSEFVYGGIDGAVTTFAVVAGATGARFDTKVILVLGVANLIADGFSMGVGSYLSTKSEQELMVKKSESIKDEPSPIINGVTTYVSFILIGFVPLAAYIVDVVFDLGLDNLFSIATALTALAFIAIGLLKSRVAQSNVPRAVVETLVLGAIAAGAAYVLGDVLERIIT